The sequence below is a genomic window from Gossypium hirsutum isolate 1008001.06 chromosome A11, Gossypium_hirsutum_v2.1, whole genome shotgun sequence.
AAAGGCGGATTACATGACTCGAGTTAATTGTGACAGTTGTTACTCAGACCTGGCGATCGGGTCAAATATAGTGTGTTACAGTTTGATCCGCAACCTATGACACTAGAGCACTCATTCAATGGGCTCGCAGCAAGGTCCAGACCCTTTATATAAGCTCTTCTCTTAATCGAGAAATCTCCAAACTTTGTTCTTGTATTAAAGCTTTGCTCAACTTCCTCCTTAGCCCAAAAAATCTCACTATAGCATTCCTAAACATTCATGAGCATTACTAGTGGCTCTTAGCACCATTGAATTTGAACCTCTTGTAACCTTTATCGCCAAACCTTGTATCAACAATTACAATGATATAAAAACTTAATAGATAAAACTTGTCCAAGGATCTTGTCTAGTATGATAAGATCCACTTAAATTAGATCGAGCATGATAGTTTTCAATTTAAACTAATTTGACTCGAATTACtagtcatttaataaaaaaattatatttatgtttgattataaaacatgtatgtattaaaatagtaaaaattatttttggtattttgtaaacaaTAAAACTAGCTTATGCACTAATATctagtaaagaaaaaaaattgatatggGTAAAACACTTTTATAAAGCGAATTAAGGGATGCAGTTGGTTCAGGCTTGTGttatattaagttttatatattttcttattagttttttattatttaataagtcTTTAGTTTTGGAagtttttgtttgcttttgtAACATGTTTCTAAGTTTTGCTTCTGCATGTAGTTTTGCTTCTGCAAGTGACTTTATGGATGGTTTTTTTTGTCGTCCTCTTCAGTTTGATGAATGTTCggttttttgtcaaattttaccAACTTCTTTGGACCATTCAAGGCTAATTTCTTTATTATATTAAGTATTTGCAATCATTACAGATATGTTGTTTCCTGAGTTGTAATAGAGTCAATTATTAATGTGTCATAATATTCTATTAATGTTGAAGTCGAAACATTTATTATGTTGATGAAATTTATCATTCACAGCCTACAATAAATGTTTGTTGCTTTTTATTCtccaaattatataatcaaattctTCATGAATatccctttaaaaaatatatcccTTTAAAAAATTACCCTTGATTTGGGATTCAAAATCCAACAGCTCCTGcctctttctttctttaaaaaagaaaaactctcGCTGTTATTGTAAAGGTTTGTGCAATGTGTATAAGTACCATAACTTTGGAGAATTGAAGGATTGATGCTGGCTTAACAGTTAAAAGGACAAATAAGTCGTTACAGATTTTTATCATCCAACGGCCAGAAATCCTTTCCAAGATTAAAGAGCATAACAAGTCGTATATAATCAGCCGCACCCAATCACCCCAATACTTCCAAATGGCAAAGGGCAGCCACCAAAAGTAACCGAAAATGGAAAACTTTTCCTCCAAACCAACAATCGTAATCCTCCTCCTCCTCAGCATCGTCAGCACCGCCGACTTAACTTCCAAAGAACTAGACGCAGCCATCTTAGCCCTTCAATCAAGAGGCTACACTCTCTTCCCCAACGCCATCTCCACATCGGATCTCCAAGTCCGCCTCCTCTCATCCCAAAACTCTTCCATATTCACTCTTTTTGGGCCTCCGGACTCCCTCCTCTTCTCCCTCGACCTCCTCTCCTCCGCCCGCCTTTACACCTTCTCTCTCTTCCTCCACGTCTCCCCACATTTCCTCTCCTCCTCAGACCTCCTCGCCCTCCCTCGCCCCGCCTTCATCGAGACCCTCCTCCCTAAGCGTCGACTCTTCGTAGAACATGCTATGTCTACCCGTAACGGCACAGCCTTGCTCACTGTTTCCGTCGACGGGGTTGTCGTCTCCGTCCCGGATCTTTTCCTTGGATCCAACATTGTTGTCCACGGGCTTGATGGGATTCTTGTTGCAAGATACGGGTCCTTGGTTAGTGAAGGTAGTGACAATACTATTGCTGAGCCACCCAAGTTCCCCTATCAAACCTATGTTTCGCCGGCCAAACCACCGGAGACTTTGTCCCCTACGGGGCTGGAGATGGTCACAATCGGCACGCAAATCAAGAAAGATAGGGAGGCTTTCCGTCGTGATGATGACCGTGCCACTACTAAGAGAACTAAACACGGTACATTTTTCCGGTTTGAACGCGTTTACTGATTGGATTTGGATACCGATCAAACtacttcatttcatttctttGATACCAAGgataattctttttcttttctttcttaattcTGCTGAATCCTTGATGTTTGGTTCTTTCCAAGTTCTAATAATATAAAAGCGAGAAATTGATCACAATCCTTGTTTCATAATTCATGTTCatgattttcaattttcttttcatcaTTCACAGCTTAGCATCAGTCAAATGAAGTTACGAGGCAACGATGTGATGATTTTGTTTTTAAACTATAACGAGTAAAATCAAGATTGAACAACAGATGAATGGAAAATATGGATTTATATAGCAATACGCGTGGTGCGTATAATTGATTTAAATTACGATGATATGATAAAAGATAATTACAGTCAATTACGgtaaatatatttattgaaaCTACAAAATAAAAGCCGTAAGAACCTTCACTTTTGTGTGAAGCCCAGGGATGGAAGCATGGCAGGGCGAAACTCATGCTTTCCGACTTTATATGACCCAAATTGGAATCTCAGTCCATGTATTATAAGTGCATAGATTCGGCTCTTATTTTTGACTTAGCTCAACTACGCTCACTGATTCCGTGGTTCATCTCCATTTCAATGCTCATGCCTGCTGCATGATATGTAGTCTTGCATTTTCAGATATGaatatgtgttttttttaaggaatatgtgtataatataatgCTTGTAGGTCTTTTAcattgttgtatatatatatatttaaagaattatatctttattttttgagaaaaatatgtatgtatcATATAAGAGTATCATATATGATTTTTATCTATACCTATAATATAAgtaaaatgacttatttgacagttcaactttataaaataagtcattttagtcctatatttaaatttttatatttttttagtctttaaacttaCCTTATTTGCTAATGTGACATGTACTTTTATTGCCATGCCACATTAGCGTGTGCCACGTTAGCATCATGTCATGAATTAattaatcttttataatttagtaaatttaaaaaggtaaaatttatttttaaagtttaaaattattaaaattatttaaaaaagtataaaagcataaaaaatactttttaatatttttaatttttttaaaaaaattaattaatttctaacgTGACATATATGTCACATTAGCAAagttaataaatgttaatttttttaattcattttgggATGATTTGATAAACAATTTAAGTTCAAAGGTTAAAGGATgcgaaaaattaaattgaatactaaattgacttttttttttgtaaagttagaaaGCCAAATAAGTCATTTGCCTATACTATATAAAAGTACAAGTTTGGAAAAACTTTTGACTTGACCAAAatattctttattttcctttgttaatttgaaataaaataattacttgaATAGAGCTCTAAGCATAAATATAAGAAAAAGTATGATAATTATAATTGTAATCTAATTTACAATAATAAGTTAAAAGTTTTACATAAAAAAGTtgtgttgatttttttaaaaaaaatttatgataatcttatttatgtaaaatagagttatttCTTGAATAAATATCTAAACATATCTAATACCGTTACATAGTTTGATCAAGTAGCATCCAAGAAAAATTATTCCAACATCCAATAATTAAACTTATTCAATCAATAGCATCCAAGAAAAAATATCgatatcattaataaaaaaaggtaaactatacaaatagtcactcaactatcaAAAGTTTCTGTTTTAGGCACCTAAAAAAGGTTTGCAATTTAGGCACTCACGTTACATAGTCGATCATTTCAATCAGTtctgttaaaatgaaaaataaaaatttacatggCAAATGAAAATTTGGCATggatagtttttttaaaaaatttaaatctaatatttaaattttcatgtcAGCTTTTGTTTTTAAACCAAAAccaacaaaatttaaacacatagcTTTGGTCTCTTTTCCTATCATCATCACTGTCCTTCATCAATTGAAACTGCCACCATCTACATCTTCTTATCTGACACCAGCCTCCAAGATCTCTCTGACAATTATGTTTTTCCAATAGTTTGTTTTGATGTATTACTTTCATTGGTAAAGTATTATCTTCAATTCAATGCATTAAAACAACTAAGATTACATGTCACTTGCTACATTTAACTATAGTACCTTTAAGACACTCGTTAGCGAAACCCCATAAGCTTATATTCTTAATGTCTCTATAACACCCTACACCTGACCCGATAGTCAGATCTGGATATGAAGTGTCATGCATTAAAACCATTGACATAACTATACCATTTAAAAACCAACTTCCAAGTTTGGCAGATATTTGCTTACCAGAGCAATGTCCCAATATTTTGAAAACATATAGTAGATTGCAAGCGAATTTAGAATAGTGACGTGTTATCTAAAAGAAATGGG
It includes:
- the LOC107938945 gene encoding fasciclin-like arabinogalactan protein 19 translates to MENFSSKPTIVILLLLSIVSTADLTSKELDAAILALQSRGYTLFPNAISTSDLQVRLLSSQNSSIFTLFGPPDSLLFSLDLLSSARLYTFSLFLHVSPHFLSSSDLLALPRPAFIETLLPKRRLFVEHAMSTRNGTALLTVSVDGVVVSVPDLFLGSNIVVHGLDGILVARYGSLVSEGSDNTIAEPPKFPYQTYVSPAKPPETLSPTGLEMVTIGTQIKKDREAFRRDDDRATTKRTKHGTFFRFERVY